Proteins encoded within one genomic window of Panicum virgatum strain AP13 chromosome 1N, P.virgatum_v5, whole genome shotgun sequence:
- the LOC120657078 gene encoding probable glycosyltransferase 7: MYVARHAFVRSVHPERELTMPQRAAKPSLLVDALLFAAGAVVATVLLLALANPFARPDSYYEGAAALRAAGGGGRRTFYDDPALAYTVDRPIAGWDEKRAGWARAHPELSRGGERVLMVSGSQPAPCGAPGGDHTLTRLLKNKVDYCRLHGVQLLYNTALLRPSMDRYWAKIPAIRAAMVAHPEAEWVWWVDSDAVLTDMDFRPPLRRYRGHNLVVHGWPRLVFEARSWTSLNAGVFLIRNCQWSLDLMDAWAAMGPDSPDYRRWGTVLKSTFGDKVFDESDDQSALVYMLLQSGSPWREKVFLESDYYFEGYWLEIVGRLGNITERYEAMERRPGSAALRRRRAEVEHAARAAARNAALAGAGLAEAGVNGWRRPFVTHFTGCQPCSGQRNEHYTGASCDEGMRRALNFADDQVLRAYGFRHAGPLSDDVQPLPFDYPATASQ, encoded by the coding sequence ATGTATGTGGCGCGACACGCCTTCGTGCGCAGTGTGCATCCAGAGCGAGAGCTCACGATGCCGCAGCGCGCCGCGAAGCCGTCGTTGCTCGTTGACGCGCTCCTCTTCGCCGcgggcgccgtcgtcgccaccGTGCTGCTGCTCGCGCTCGCCAACCCGTTCGCCCGGCCGGACTCCTACTACGAGGGAGcggccgccctgcgcgccgcgggcggcggtggccgccgcaCGTTCTACGATGACCCGGCGCTGGCGTACACCGTGGACCGGCCCATCGCGGGGTGGGACGAGAAGCGCGCCGGGTGGGCGCGCGCGCACCCGGAGCTCTCCCGCGGCGGGGAGCGCGTCCTGATGGTGTCCGGCTCGCAGCCGGCGCCGTGCGGGGCCCCCGGCGGCGACCACACGCTGACGCGGCTGCTGAAGAACAAGGTTGACTACTGCCGGCTCCACGGCGTGCAGCTGCTGTACAACACGGCGCTGCTGCGGCCGTCGATGGACCGGTACTGGGCCAAGATACCGGCGATCCGCGCCGCCATGGTGGCGCACCCGGAGGCGGAGTGGGTGTGGTGGGTGGACTCGGACGCCGTGCTCACAGACATGGACTTCCGCCCCCCGCTGCGCCGGTACCGCGGCCACAACCTCGTCGTCCACGGATGGCCGCGCCTCGTCTTCGAGGCCAGGTCCTGGACCAGCCTCAACGCGGGGGTGTTCCTCATCCGGAACTGCCAGTGGTCGCTCGACTTAATGGACGCCTGGGCCGCCATGGGTCCCGACTCCCCGGACTACCGGCGCTGGGGTACCGTGCTCAAGTCCACGTTCGGGGACAAggtgtttgacgagtcggacGACCAGTCGGCGCTCGTGTACATGCTGCTGCAGAGCGGCAGCCCGTGGCGGGAGAAGGTGTTCCTCGAGAGCGACTACTACTTTGAGGGCTACTGGCTGGAGATCGTGGGGCGGCTCGGCAACATCACGGAGCGGTACGAGGCCATGGAGCGGCGACCGGGCTCGGCAGcgctgcgacggcggcgcgcggaggtcGAGcacgcggcgcgcgccgcggcgaggaACGCCGCGCTGGCGGGGGCCGGGCTGGCGGAGGCCGGGGTGAACGGGTGGCGCCGGCCCTTCGTGACGCACTTCACGGGGTGCCAGCCCTGCAGCGGGCAGCGGAACGAGCACTACACCGGGGCCAGCTGCGACGAGGGCATGCGCCGCGCGCTCAACTTCGCCGACGACCAGGTGCTCAGGGCGTACGGGTTCCGGCACGCTGGGCCGCTCAGCGACGACGTGCAGCCGCTGCCGTTCGATTACCCCGCGACCGCTAGTCAGTGA
- the LOC120657079 gene encoding DNA-directed RNA polymerases IV and V subunit 4-like, with product MDRVPNGKHKRSVNRSEVVVVDSDSDSEGFVEELTPVHSKSNGKASSGSLKAGGKGSSFSKGEVSQGKGYSGGKGGKGSSSNVVLTKSDAELKLELDIPPNSKMLMNCEAAELLQEIHEHMAILSEDPKIKIPESFDKAFQYAKDGNHFRTASSVKQALEPLKICGVNDGEICMIANIGPETVEEVYALVPSRKANRSVNEGPITEVLAALANIKAVK from the exons ATGGATCGAGTACCGAATGGAAAGCACAAGCGTTCTGTCAACCGGTCAgaagttgttgttgttgattcaGATTCTGACTCTGAAG GTTTTGTGGAAGAGCTTACTCCTGTTCATTCCAAGTCAAACGGGAAGGCTTCATCTGGGAGCCTAAAAGCTGGTGGAAAGGGTTCGTCTTTCTCTAAAG GAGAAGTAAGCCAAGGAAAGGGATACAGTGGTGGCAAAGGTGGAAAGGGCTCTTCATCAAATGTAGTGCTTACTAAGTCTGATGCAGAACTAAAGCTGGAGCTTG ATATCCCTCCAAACTCTAAGATGCTAATGAATTGTGAAGCAGCTGAACTGTTGCAAGAAATTCACGAGCATATGGCTATCTTATCAGAGGATCCCAAAATCAAAATTCCTGA GTCATTTGACAAAGCTTTCCAATATGCAAAAGATGGAAACCATTTCAGAACTGCTAGCTCTGTAAAACAAGCTCTGGA ACCACTTAAAATATGTGGTGTTAATGATGGCGAG ATATGCATGATAGCAAACATTGGGCCAGAGACTGTTGAAGAGGTCTATGCACTGGTGCCATCTCGCAAG GCGAATAGGTCAGTTAATGAAGGTCCAATCACTGAAGTTCTTGCTGCTCTCGCTAACATAAAAGCAGTCAAGTGA
- the LOC120653730 gene encoding uncharacterized protein LOC120653730 → MRKKLLKNTEFANTCYAVPAGQGVFEVQSSDFHYIVDINARHCDCRRWDLTGLPCSYAISCLRHESIATESVVPKCYSVEAFGTDYGFNIWPCADKSTWYKVVNYLKVLSPAYEKKVGMPTKSRRKQPHEVQGKYGSKMSRHGVEMHCSYNNQSSHNIVGCSLKKAGLKPNQKLKRKAPPPQTDNAEDHVFIQEKFNIRCRSGLNL, encoded by the exons ATGAGGAAGAAGTTGCTCAAGAATACAGAGTTTGCCAACACTTGCTATGCAGTTCCAGCTGGTCAAGGTGTTTTTGAGGTGCAATCTAGTGACTTTCATTATATTGTAGACATTAATGCCAGACATTGTGACTGTAGAAGGTGGGATCTAACAGGATTACCATGTAGCTATGCAATATCTTGCTTGAGGCATGAAAGCATAGCCACAGAGTCAGTTGTGCCCAAGTGTTACTCTGTTGAAGCATTTGGTACTGATTATGGTTTCAACATATGGCCATGTGCAGATAAGAGTACTTGGTATAAAGTGGTAAACTATCTAAAGGTTCTGTCTCCAGCTTATGAGAAGAAGGTTGGCATGCCAACAAAATCAAGGAGGAAGCAACCACATGAAGTTCAAGGAAAATATGGGTCCAAGATGTCAAGGCATGGAGTGGAGATGCATTGTTCATACAACAACCAATCTAGCCACAACATTGTTGGCTGCTCTCTGAAAAAGGCTGGTCTTAAGCCCAACCAAAAGCTGAAGAGGAAGGCACCACCACCGCAAACAGATAATGCTGAAGACCATGTGTTCATTCAG GAAAAGTTCAACATAAG GTGCCGTTCTGGTTTAAACCTCTAA